The Ostrinia nubilalis chromosome 15, ilOstNubi1.1, whole genome shotgun sequence region ctacctacctacctacttacctaagtattaaaaactaaaaaatatgtcgatttctttgatgttatgtgtcatacaagtacctaacactatacatttatatatcacgaacttgggaaaaagtaacaataattacggtttcttgtttcgtgatactgattattccaaattccccaagtaaaattcatggattattgttaaattgtgtcaattaactattatctatcccatataaaatacaaataaaccaagataaataaaacgaatcgaattaaaaccaaaattacgctCGTAgaacttatgctaatttatcttaaaattggtcatttaaGTGAACTttaaactcgtgtcatataaattctagtgaacgaaacacataccgaatttagatcatgagaaacttaaataaatgtattatttgtttcataacttacatttcaattatcataaataattatttaaaaaccaagcatcaaaatattatccataatatccttgattcggtagtatcacgaaacaggggacacccgaaaaataatatgtacgctatttcgtgagtcaattaatcgcaattttaaaggaattctacgttttcatataacttttttctaagccaaatcaattgtcaaggaacacatgaaaccactattacaagctTTATGCAAATGGACGTTACTTcacctttttataagcttaagaagttggagcgctaatcttacggtgagagcaacattTTCAccccgcacggctgtttttggctctctgagagtttgaagcttcgtattgctctcatttttggcgccacaatgttgttacttggttttttagatagcttaaataatagagtttttgtagtaataaagaatttttataaataatattctatttgcttattatttgagctagaaaaaaaacttacgaacttacgtactatcacgaactagtagccgtttaccttatcaTTGAGATGTTGATAACATTATCACGGTCGTTACTTATGAGAACATACATTACATTGTATATCCCATCCCAACTattatatattaatatattattttaattattttaatattatattataaatgcgaaagtaactctgtctgtctgtctgtctgttacgctttcccgcttaaacctcgcaaccgattttgatgaaatttggcatagagatagtttgagtcccgggaaagaacataggatagtttttatcccggtttttgaaacagggacgcgcgcgataaagtttttctgtgacagacaaaattccacgcgggcgaagccgcgggcggaaagctagtgtttacATAAGTATGACAAAATCTTCTTACCTAGACTAGACTTTTCTAGAGGCTAGacagacaaaataaattttgtgcTAGAGATCAGGCAGggttttaataaaatgtaggtattatgATAAACACAAAATGCTTTCAAGACAAGGAGTCCTAGTAAAGGGCTATTTAACAACTCCAATTATTCGCCTAAATAATAAAGCCCAAAGCGACAGAGGTCTCGGGTTAGTTCTCAGACTCCCAGTGGGGGCAAAATTTTCTTTTTGGTTGGTGGCAGGGCAGGGCTTGTTTTAAGTACGCCTGGCTAGCTTCTACCTTCTTACATCAGTCTGTCGGCTTAACAACAATTTTAACAGCATTGTATTTCGGCAGTTAGAAgtagatagccagttcctctgtggaaGTCCGTGTGAAGCTCACATCCACCTTtgacctgatcatcactttccatcaaatCAATGTCAAGAGCCTCTCCATTGTGGGtgaaaaaatgatttatttattcactTTCCATTTCAGCTCAATCTTGCCTGCCAACCGTGGCAGATCAATATGGTGGGCACCATACACAACCTGGGAATGTTGTTCTCTATGTTGATAACTGGCTGGATCTCTGATAGGTAAGAATTAACCGTGTGTTCCGGCAGAGTATAGGTATAATAGAACTACTCCACCCCACTCTTctcttaggcggttatcacactgcgccgggcgacagatttaatcattgtatgcaagtacctcagtttgtatagaaaacacgcgcggcacttcacactgacaacgcgtgattttttatatgaaaatcacgcgctccgcggcggagcgcggcgaagtgtgataaccgccttagatGTCATAAAGGAGAGTATGGGACATTATGCGAACATCAAACCTCGCCTAGCTCAGGCCAGCGGGAgtgggagtgtaggccaaatcctccattcaCCTTTAGAATAGAGATAGAGCAAAGCAAGATAGATCATAGAGTAGTACGTACTAGTACTTCTGCAGAGGTGACCACTTACATGACTTGGCTTAAATTTTTCAGTCCTATATCCTAATAGGTCTCCTAGATAattaagcaaaatattttataaaaaaattattgcCTTTCAGGTACGGCCGCAAGAAGATTGTAATATTTTGTTTCACCACGTGTTTTGTGGGTATTTTCAAAATCTTCGCCGCATCGTACCCGGTGTATGTAACTATAGAGTTCTTAGAGGCGTTGCTGAGCGGAGGATGCTATGCTGTGGCATCTATTATGAGTAAGTTGACTTACTTACATccttattcttcttcttgtagATGTCGTAATGGTGATAAAGTGACAAATAAATATGTGAACAAACataacccgtctggccagcgtagaTAGTGTAGGGGTGTAggctattattatttaaattcgtGTTCAGCATTGCAGTTTTCTTAACCAacctatttttatgttttcagTGATAGAAataactggaagaaaatacCGCATACTTTCCGGAGTGTTGTTCGCTTATGCCGTCTACATGGGAGAGACGTGTTTCGCTACTTTAGCAATGTTAATACTGCACTGGAAGAACCTCGTCCTAGTGATGTACGGGCCTTGCATTCTGTTCCTGGGTCTAGTTTTCACGTTGCACGAGAGCCCGCGGTGGCTGATACTAAACGGAAAAACCGAGCAAGCTATAAACAACCTGAAGGTGATTGCCAAGACAAATAACATAAAGATAAACGAACAAGATCTATGTAATTTGGACGATAAGCAGTTGAGACAGAAGTTTGACATTCAGAATTATGAGACGAGGGAAGGGCTTAAGGAAGTGTTTAAGTCCAGGGAGATGGTGAAGCGTTTGCTGGTTGGGCTCTCGGCTAGATTCTCGTCTAACTTTGTGTACTACGGGCTCATGATCAACTCTGTGTATCTGCCGGGGAACAAGTACACCAACTTCCTGCTGGCCACGGTTATGTCCTTCCCCGGGGAGCTGTTGAGCTTGTACTTGATGAACAAGATCGGCAGGAAGCTGCCGCTTATCGTCGGGTTCGCCATCAGCGGCGCTGTGTGCGTGTTATCGGCGTTTATACCAGATAGTAAGTATTTGGGTGCTTGCTATATACCTACAAAGTATTTAGCTAGTAGGTAGCTTTTCTTGTTTATACCTACGCAGAATCAGCAAACTAAGGCGATAAGCGGGTGTCGTTGAAGATCAGGGGAAATACGTTATCTACGAAATTCGTAACTTGGTATAAGTACCTAAGGTACTCTTAACGATCTGTTAGTTGAATAGTACCTAGGTACAATGTTTCTCTAAGAATTAGGTACACCACTCAATAAGTCATCATCATGTGCGAGCTCCCTAAACCTATGTGTATAGTGTATGTGCGAAGCCAAGTATTCACGTAAGACTATGCTCCGCTGTCGCCAGAATGTTATCGCGAcacatcgccggcgcgatcatattAATAAGCCAATGACAGGTAAACTGACATTGCCTTTCATCGCGCCggtgatggcgatctgcacgcgttggtgtaaTTGAAGCATAAGTCGTTTGAGAACAAATGTTATTGTAAGAGTTAAATGTATCTTTCTAAAACACATTCCtactttggaaataattaatttacctacttaccttaAAGGTTTGAGCTGGGCGAAAATCACTTGCTTCCTGGTGGGCAAGGTGATTGTCGCAGTGTGCTTCACGGGCGGCATAACGTATACCATGGAGCTGTTCCCGACCAGCGCCCGCGGCTCGCTGCTGGGGCTGTGCTCGCTGTCCGCGCGGCTTGGCGGCATGCTGGCGCCGCTGACGCCGATACTGGTGGgtataagagccaaagcacagaTGCGGCAACACAGCGCCGCAGAGATTTCGAAGTGTCGTGCGACGCGACGCCCCACCGCTCATGTGTCCGccatagatatttttatgtaagaagacgcagcgacaccgcttcGGCGTTTTACCGccaccgcaacgcatcgtgtgctttcgCTCTAAAGTTGAGGCACCATTAATCCGTTCCGCTGTGTCGcgtcataaaaaatatatggaaaACGTCGCAGCGTCGCAACGGACTTATGGGGCCTCACCCTAAGGTGTGAACTGGGATAAGGAAGCCTTCTTCCTGGTGGGCAAGGTGACCATGATCACCTTGCCCACCAAGCGTGCTTCACGGGCGGCATCACGTATACCCTGGAGCTGTTCCCGACCAGCTCTCGTGGTTCGCTGCTGGGGCTGTGCTCGCTGTCCGCGCGGCTTGGCGGCATGCTGGCGCCGCTGACGCCGATACTGGTGGgtataagagccaaagcacacgatgcgatGCGATGCAGCGCCGCAGAGATTTCGAAGTGTCGTGCGACGCGACGCCGCACCGCTCATGTGTCCGccatagatatttttatgtaagaagacgcagcgacaccgctccggcgtttTACCGccaccgcaacgcatcgtgtgctttcgCTCTAAAGTTGAGGCACCATTAATCCTTTCCGCTGTGTTGCGTCATAAAAAATACATGGAAAACGTCGCAGCGTCGCAACGGACTAATGGGGCCTCACCCTAAGGTGTGAACTGGGATAAGGAAGCCTTCTTCCTGGTGGGCAAGGTGATCGTCGCGGTGTGCTTCACGGGCGGCATCACGTATACCCTAGAGCTGTTCCCCACCAGCTCGCGTGGGTCGCTGCTGGGGCTGTGCTCGCTGTCCGCGCGGCTTGGCGGCTTGCTGGCGCCGTTGACGCCGATACTGGTGGGTAtactaagagccaaagcacacgatgcgttgccgCACCGCAGAGATTTTGCCATATAGGGCGACGACGTGTGTCCGCCACAGATGTCGCAGAGATTACGAAGTATTGGCGCCGCTGACGCCAATACTGGTGGGTGTACTAAGACCCAAAGCACCGCAGAGATTTCGACGTATAGCGTGGCGCGGCGCGTCGTATCGTATGCCCGCCATAGTTATTTCTATGTAGgcaagagtaggcgcacaccgttgatttttagttggccgatagttgtgcccgattttaaattgtatgaagaatcggccaaatcgaatcggcgtagtgtgcgcactccatacatgcccatactgatcaactgcccgactaaactatcggccgacgaaaattcaacggtgtgcgcctactctaagacgACGCAAAGACACTGCTCCGGCATCccaccgcaacgcatcgtgtgctttagTATTAAGGTTTGAACTTGGATAAGAAAGCATTCTTCTGGCGCCATTGACGCCCGATATTGGTTAGTAACTGACGGGTCTGATGCAGAATTAGCATTTTTCTATATTAACCCTGCCTACTAGAaaagtacattattattattctgtactGTGTGACCATTATTGACCAGAGAGAGGGTCACACTAGGATGTCCGCTGGACTCGATAACTCACGGATAAATTATCCTTTACTTAGGGTTTgcactgtagatcctggctacacagcagTTGCAGCGCTCAGAACAAGAGGAAACAGTCCCGTAATACTAACTACATCCTACTTCTTACACAGAATGGAGTATCAGTTATCCTGCCAGCGCTTTGCTTCGGGGCGTCAGCAGTGATCACGAGCCTCATGATCATGCTCACTCCTGAGACGAAGGGCATGCCTCTTATGGACACGATAGAACAGGTCAAAGCCAGCAAAGAGAACAGGAAAACTCACATGGAACCGAACTACATCGGAGTCAGTGAAGAGTGTGGCAggacttaaaatattatttgcatgcATATGGCAtaataaaggtcatagcagacttatcaactctgaaagggatcaacaccgtatcgcctttcgcgcgctatcaaccgcgaggcgaggcgtttatagttccaaaatactgaactgtcctatgcatgacattgacagtggggcgccaccgtcaataccggatcgctggttccgatttttgccatgttggaaaccatatagttagttgaacgatggtagcgcccccctgtcattgagtttggtgggacagttcagcgtgggtcatctatacgttaccatgcggataagtgtgctggctgtccctttccgagttgataaatgTACTACGTCCTTAAAAGGGAATGTAGGAGACCCACAATCTCCTGCATTCTTTGAGTCATAGCATAGACCTTTTTGTCTCATACCACTATTGTAGTACACTGTGATAACTTGAAACTTATCTTGTTTTGAGCCAAATAAATACTTCCATCTACCTACGAATAGTTTGATTTCGTCATCATTTCTGCAAATGGCATTACAATGGAAGGCTATTATAATTTGTAGATAGATTTATTACTAAGTGTAGGTACGATTGCGATTTTTATGTATCAATAAAGTGTAATAGTGTGCCTTGTATTACATTAATACTactttgaaaacaaataatGTCTTTTCAATGAAAAacggtttgaaaaaaaaaccttcATTAAGCCAAGTCAACCAGAAGGTACACGTTTAATATCTACAacgtaagtaagtacctaggtatgtTTAAGTTGTGTACAGTATGTTATGTAATAGCCAATaggtatgtatattttttatcctTTGCaatcaaaaacaatattaattaatactgaaattattattttatttaatcaccGTTATGCACCGTTTACAGTGATAAACTAAGAAATTAATACCATAAACAGTAGaaaaggaaacaaaaaaaaacttttgccAAATTACAACATAAAATCAACAAATTTCAACGatctgtaataataattaaaaatctaaacagCGCCATTGGCGAAATGTCTTACATTTTTCATCACTCGCTTATAAAGTCCCAGATAGATTTTAAACGACTTATCTGGCAGATAAACCACAATATTAAAAGgagtcacaaaaacaaatcAATAAATCAGCAAACTCTTAGCTTATTGACATAACTACTGACTATAGAAATAT contains the following coding sequences:
- the LOC135078714 gene encoding solute carrier family 22 member 20-like; this translates as MEAKKGDVKEDKVYEIWEVLEKYGKYQITQYLLVCVATFFVTMCNINYIFVVGDVGYRCRVPQCEGATEAFQVSWWPNSSVDRCWSPVLDNSSIGCSSDAFTEEVERCSSWVYESQNSVVSHLNLACQPWQINMVGTIHNLGMLFSMLITGWISDRYGRKKIVIFCFTTCFVGIFKIFAASYPVYVTIEFLEALLSGGCYAVASIMMIEITGRKYRILSGVLFAYAVYMGETCFATLAMLILHWKNLVLVMYGPCILFLGLVFTLHESPRWLILNGKTEQAINNLKVIAKTNNIKINEQDLCNLDDKQLRQKFDIQNYETREGLKEVFKSREMVKRLLVGLSARFSSNFVYYGLMINSVYLPGNKYTNFLLATVMSFPGELLSLYLMNKIGRKLPLIVGFAISGAVCVLSAFIPDSLSWAKITCFLVGKVIVAVCFTGGITYTMELFPTSARGSLLGLCSLSARLGGMLAPLTPILVGIRAKAQMRQHSAAEISKCPCFTGGITYTLELFPTSSRGSLLGLCSLSARLGGMLAPLTPILNGVSVILPALCFGASAVITSLMIMLTPETKGMPLMDTIEQVKASKENRKTHMEPNYIGVSEECGRT